The following coding sequences lie in one Musa acuminata AAA Group cultivar baxijiao chromosome BXJ3-1, Cavendish_Baxijiao_AAA, whole genome shotgun sequence genomic window:
- the LOC103986350 gene encoding eukaryotic translation initiation factor 3 subunit D-like produces MGFDVGTVPFNSDGWGPPETPASPLLSKHDGAAHPANIPFAPFSRSEKLGRVADWTRNSNFAANPSRSAGGGRDAVFDFALDESSALAGAATDDSSFRLVDGKPPPRPKFGPRWRFQQRPQLPQRRDEEVEARKREAEKERARRDRLYHLNHRFSSSAGGHGPRRDTPAPKSSVDIQPEWTMLDQIPFSTFSKLSFSVPDPPEDLLVCGALEFYDRSFDRVNPKNERRLERFKSRNFFKVTTTDDPVIRRLAADDKATVFATDVILSALMCSPRSVSSWDIVIQRVGNKLFFDKREGSQLDLLSVNETSQEALPDAKEDINSAYSLAIEATYVNQNFSQQVLVRDGNKVTFDEPNPFATEGEEVASVAYRYRRWKLDEDTHLVARCEVHSVTDVKGQRAFMTLNALNEFDPKYSGVDWRQKLETQRGAVLATELKNNTNKLAKWTAQALLAGADLMKLGYVSRVHPRDHFNHVILSVIGYKPRDFAAQINLNTSNMWGIVKSIVDLCMKLNEGKYVLVKDPVKPQVRIYEVPADAFENEYVEEPLPEEEQVQPPAEEDATGNAMDAAAEAEANSAAGAAEEEKDVSASTV; encoded by the coding sequence ATGGGCTTCGACGTCGGCACCGTCCCCTTTAACTCCGACGGTTGGGGTCCGCCGGAGACGCCCGCCTCCCCTCTCCTCAGCAAGCACGACGGCGCCGCTCACCCGGCCAACATTCCCTTCGCCCCCTTCTCCCGATCCGAGAAGCTCGGCCGCGTTGCGGACTGGACTCGCAACTCCAACTTTGCCGCCAATCCTTCCCGATCTGCCGGCGGCGGCCGCGACGCCGTCTTCGACTTCGCTCTCGACGAGTCCTCCGCCCTCGCCGGCGCGGCCACCGATGACTCGTCCTTCCGCCTCGTTGACGGTAAGCCCCCTCCTCGCCCCAAGTTCGGCCCTCGCTGGCGCTTCCAGCAGCGCCCGCAGCTGCCGCAGCGCCGCGACGAAGAGGTTGAGGCTCGGAAGCGCGAGGCCGAGAAGGAGCGCGCCCGCCGCGATCGCCTCTATCACCTCAACCATCGCTTCTCCTCGTCCGCCGGCGGTCACGGTCCTCGCCGGGACACCCCCGCCCCCAAGTCCTCTGTCGACATCCAGCCCGAGTGGACCATGCTGGACCAGATCCCCTTCTCCACCTTCTCTAAGCTCTCCTTTTCCGTCCCCGATCCGCCCGAGGACCTCCTCGTCTGTGGCGCCCTCGAGTTCTACGACCGCTCCTTCGACCGCGTCAATCCCAAGAACGAGCGCCGCCTTGAGCGCTTCAAGTCCCGCAACTTCTTCAAGGTCACAACCACCGACGACCCCGTCATCCGCCGTCTCGCCGCTGATGACAAGGCCACCGTCTTCGCCACCGACGTCATCCTCTCTGCTCTCATGTGCTCCCCGCGGTCCGTGTCATCCTGGGACATTGTCATCCAGCGCGTCGGCAACAAGCTCTTCTTTGACAAGCGCGAGGGGTCTCAACTGGACCTCCTCTCCGTCAACGAGACCTCGCAGGAGGCACTCCCCGATGCCAAGGAGGACATTAACTCTGCCTACTCCCTCGCCATTGAGGCCACTTACGTCAACCAGAACTTCTCGCAGCAGGTCCTTGTGCGTGATGGCAACAAGGTTACGTTTGATGAACCTAACCCCTTTGCTACTGAAGGCGAGGAGGTCGCCTCTGTTGCATACCGGTACCGCCGCTGGAAGCTCGATGAGGATACTCACCTCGTCGCCCGCTGTGAGGTGCACAGTGTGACTGACGTCAAGGGGCAACGAGCCTTCATGACCCTGAACGCTCTCAATGAGTTTGATCCGAAGTACTCGGGGGTAGACTGGAGGCAGAAACTTGAGACACAGAGGGGAGCAGTTCTCGCCACCGAGCTCAAGAACAACACCAACAAGCTAGCCAAGTGGACCGCTCAAGCCCTCCTTGCAGGCGCTGACCTGATGAAACTGGGTTATGTCTCTAGAGTCCATCCTCGGGACCACTTTAACCATGTTATCTTGAGTGTGATCGGCTACAAGCCGAGGGATTTTGCCGCTCAGATCAACCTCAATACGTCGAACATGTGGGGGATTGTAAAATCGATCGTAGACCTTTGCATGAAGCTAAATGAAGGGAAATATGTGCTTGTGAAGGACCCTGTCAAGCCGCAGGTAAGGATCTATGAGGTGCCGGCCGATGCATTTGAGAATGAGTATGTGGAGGAGCCACTGCCAGAGGAGGAGCAGGTGCAGCCGCCTGCAGAGGAAGATGCCACTGGCAATGCTATGGATGCAGCAGCAGAAGCAGAGGCCAATTCTGCTGCTGGAGCagcagaggaggagaaggatgtTAGCGCTTCCACTGTCTGA